The segment ACGGCCCAGAATCGCCCGCAGCCAATTCCGGTCTACGCCGAGATGAGTAGCATCAATCCGGTACTGCTGATGCCGTCGATCATGGAAGCACGCGCAGAAGCCTTGGGTCAGGCATTCATTGCCTCGCTTAACATGGGCGCAGGCCAGTTCTGCACCAACCCGGGCCTGGTACTGGCACTGGAAGGCCCGGCACTGGAGCGCTTCATCAAGACCGCCGCCGACAATGTCGCGGCCAGTGCTTGCCAGACCATGCTGACGCCGGGCATCCACGACGCCTATCGCAAGGGCGTCGAACAGCTCTCCGCTCTGTCGCAGGTCGAGGAAGTGGCGCGTGGCATGCTGGATTCAGACAATGCCAGCCCCTGCCAGACCGCCCTGTTCCGCACCAAGGGCAGTGACTTCCTCAGCGAAGCTGCCCTGCAGGAAGAAGTCTTTGGCGCCAGCTCGCTGATCATTGCCTGCAAGGATATCGCCGAGATGCGCGCCGTCTGCGAGCATCTGGAAGGACAGCTGACCGCCACCGTTCACATGGACGACGCTGATCACGATGCGGTACGTCAGCTGCTGCCAGTACTGGAGCGCCGCGCTGGCCGTATCCTCGCCAATGGCTGGCCGACGGGTGTCGAAGTCTGTCAGGCCATGGTGCATGGTGGCCCGTGGCCCGCCACCTCCGATAGCCGCACGACTTCCGTGGGTAGTGCCGCCATCGAACGCTTCCTGCGTCCGGTGTGCTACCAGGACCTGCCGGAGGAACTGCTGAGCCCGACATTGCGCGACGCCAACCCTGAAGCCCTGCCACGCCTGATGGACGGCAAGCGCTAACGGTTGACGCTCGCCCTTGCCTCTCTCGAGTCCGCGGCATGGCGCTCGGGAGAAAGGCATCAACGTCACGACGGCGCCCACTGCCAACGTCGTCGTGACATCAGTGACAATGGATACAAGACAAGATCAATAACAAGGACACGCCATGATGTCTGATCACCCTTCTGCGTCATCGACGCACGCCTCTTCTCACTCCTCTTCTCAATCCTCCCAAGCGACGTCTTCACGTCCGCTTGAGATACTGGCCTTTGGCGAGGCCATGGCCCTGCTGGTCGCGGAAAGTGAGGGAGACCTCGCTCAGGTCTCACACTACGAGCGACGTATTGCCGGCGCCGACACCAATGTTGCCATCGGCCTGGCGCGACTGGGCTTTCACGTCGGCTGGCTGAGCCGCGTGGGCCACGATAGTCTCGGCCGCTATCTACGCCACACCCTGGAAGCCGAGGGACTCGACTGCCGACACTTGAGCGAGGATGCTCTGGCCCCCACCGGCCTGATGTTCAAGGCGCGCGCCAAACAGGGCGAAGACCCACACGTGGAGTACTTCCGCCAAGGCAGCGCGGCCAGCCGAATGGACGCAAGCGATGCCAGCGGCGTCGATTTCAGCGCTCTGCGTCATCTTCACGCCACTGGCATACCACCGGCGGTGTCCACCACCTGCCGTGAACTCTCCTTTGCTCTCTTCGACAAGGCGCGCGCGTCCGGTGCCAGCATCTCGTTTGATCCCAATCTGCGCCCGACGCTGTGGTCCAGCGAGCACGAGATGCGCGAGACCCTGAATCAACTTGCGTGTCAGGCAGACTGGGTCTTCCCGGGTCTGTCAGAAGGCCAGTTGCTGACGGGAAAGAAAACGCCGGAAGCCGTTGCAGGCTACTATCTCGAGCGGGGCGCCAAGGCGGTCATCATCAAGCTTGGCCCTGAAGGCAGCTATTATCGCGGCGTCATCGGCGGCCAGGAAGCGGCCTTCAGCGTGCCCGGACAACGCGTCGACAAGGTCATCGATACTGTCGGTGCTGGCGATGCCTTTGCGGTCGGTGCGGTCAGCGCGCTACTGGACGGCCTGTCACCGCGCGACGCCATGCTGCGCGCCAACCTGCTGGGCAGTCGCGCCGTACAAGTGCGCGGTGACATGGAAGGCCTGCCGGATCGCGCCACTCTGACAGCGATAGAGCGTGAGCTGGCCGTCAGCGCCACCTGAGCACGACTCAGTCAACTCACCCTGTAGCGCATACCTCTTGTTAGACTATTTTTTCAGCTTCAGTCCAGCCGCTGCTGCCTAGACTCTTGTCAGACAAGAAGGGTCAATCAAGGAGCAATCCAAGGAGAGTTCATGCACGCGCCAACCTATTCCCCACAGAACGTCAGTCATCTGGAGAGCGGCTCTGCTTCGCTCCCCGCCCGCCTCAAGGTCGTAGTCCTCAAACCGCTGGCAGAGGACCAGATGGCCGCATTGCGCAAGCATCATGAGGTCGTGGTGCTCTCGAGCTACACCTCTGCTGAAGCCCTCGATGCAGCCTTGCGAGATGCCTTGCACGATGCTCACGGCCTGATCAGTTCAGGCCTGACCATCACGCCGTCGTTGCTCGATGCCGCACCGCAGCTGCGCGTGATCTGCAGCGTTTCAGTGGGGTACGACAACTACCCGCTCGAGGCGATGAATGCCCGCGGCATCCTGCTGTGCAACACGCCGGACGTGCTGACCGAGACGACCGCCGATACTGGCTTTCTCTTGATTATGGCCACTGCACGTCGCGCAGTGGAGCTTGCCAATCTGGTACGTGAAGGCCACTGGAAGCACAACATCGGTGAAGCGCATTTTGGCAGTGATGTTCACGGCAAGACGCTCGGCATGGTGGGCATGGGCAGAATTGGTGCCGCCATTGCACGGCGTGGCGCGCTGGGGTTCGGCATGCGTGTCCAATACTCCAACGCCTCTCCCAAACCTGAACTGGAAGCTGAATTGGGCGCCCATCGGGTCGAGCTCGACACGCTGCTTGAGAGCTCCGACTTCGTGTGTGTCACGGTTCCCTTGAGCCCAGAGACGGAACGCCTGATCGGACAACGCGAGCTTGAGAAGATGTCCTCTCACGCCATCCTGATCAACATCGCACGTGGCCGAGTCGTCGATGAAGCGGCACTGATCGCCTGTCTCGAAAGCGGCGGCATTCGCGGCGCAGGCCTGGATGTCTTCGAACAGGAGCCCCTGCCGGCAGAATCGCCACTCACGCGTCTGCCTCAGGTCGTCGCCCTGCCCCATATCGGCTCAGCGACACACGAAACTCGTCACGCCATGGCACAGCGCGCCCTCGACAACTTGCTGCTTGCCCTGAAAGGCCAATCACCGCTGAGCGCTGTCAACGTCTCTCATTGGACACGTAAAGGCTGAATGCAATGTTGACGCGACTCCTCGCTGAGGCTTGTGGTATCCGCCAGATGTCAGACCAAAGTGAGACCGTATGACCGCCGAGATTACTCTATGCTGGAAAAACAGGATTTAGATCAATCCAAGTCGTTGCCACATAGAGCAACCTCAGGACAACGCCCAGGACAGACGCCATGACAGAGCTAGTGACTCCAACGCCGGTCGATGATGGCGATGGTGACAGCCACTCAGATACCGGCCCATCAGACGCTGATCACTCCGCGTCGTCCACGAAGGTCTCAGGCAGCATCACGCTGCAAGACATCGCAGCACACGCCAACGTCTCACGCAGTACCGTGTCACTGGTGCTGCGGGCCAGTCCGCTGGTCGCGGAGCGAACACGCGCCAAGGTTCAAGCCTCGATCAAGACCCTGGGCTATGTCTATAACCGAGGCGCCGCCGCCATGCGTGGCGCCCTGACCTCGACACTGGGCGTCGTTGTCTACGATATCGCCAATCCGTTCTTCGGCTCGATGGTGGCCGGTATCGATGCCGCACTCAATCAAGAAGGCTATGTGTCCTTTCTCGCCAACAGTGAGGATTCACCTGAGCGTCAGCAGCGCTTTATCGAGCGCATGCGCGAGCACCGGGTTGATGGGCTACTGCTATGCCCAGCCGAGCATACCGATCCGGCATTGATTCACCGACTGGCTGACTGGGGCATGCCGTGCATTCAGGTCATGCGTTATCTGGATGCGCCGCCCAATGACTATGACTACGCCGGTACCGACTTTCGGCGCGTCGCCGAGCTTGCGGTCAATCATCTGGCCAGCCTTGGCCATCAGCGGATCGCCTTCATCGGCGGCGCCGATCATTCAGTGAGTCATGATCGCTGGCTAGGCTATCAGGCCGCACTGGATGCGCACGGACTGTCGTATCGCCGACTGGTTCGCGGGCACGGCGTCACCCGTCGTGTCGGCTACGAATTGATTCAGGAATTGATGCAGGAAACCCCACGCCCGACCGCCGTCGTCTGCCATAACGACCTGGTCGCGTTCGGCGCCATGCTCGGCCTCAGGCATATGGGATTGGAGCCGGGCAAGGATTGCGCCGTGATTGGCACCGATGATGTCGAAGAGGCGGAGCTGGGCGATCCACCGTTGACCAGTATCGCGACCCACCCCTACGCCATTGGTGAGCAGGCGGCACGACTGGCGCTCAGAAGGATTGCCAACCCGCACGGTAAACGAGAAAACGTCATCATGCCGCCAGAGTTGAGGATACGTCAGTCATGCGGTAGCCAAGCCGCCATACGCTAAATAGCGGCCCGGTAGACAACGACACGGCGCGACGTGAAAACACCACCACGCGGCCCATCCCCAAGCAAACGCATGAACAGGCAAAAGAGCATCACCCGGTCGCCAGGAGGGCTGCCGGCATAGCACTTAGCGAAACAGCACTTAGCGAAATGCTAGTGAAGTCCACAAAAACAACCAACGCCAAGGTAACGTCATGACTCATAATTGGATCAATCCAAACGCCATGCAACATCCCCTCTCCACTCGCCTATCGCACCGTCTCGTACACCGCATAGGGCGGGGCATAGCACTCGGTGCCACCGTGGGCACTCTGCTGACCGCCACACTGGGCTTCTCCGCCAGTGCACAGGCAACGGAGCTGCGCTTCGGACATGCCGGCACCGAGGATACTGCCTATCAACTCGGCGCCGAGCGCCTGCGTGATCTGCTCAGCGAAAGAACCGATGGTGATATCACCATGACCATCATGGGCAATTCGGTGCTGGGTCATGAGACAGAAATGTTCGAGCAGCAGATGGCCGGCGCCCTCGACATGTCGATCGTGAGCCCGGGCCTGATCACCGACTTCTCACCCACCGCCAACGTCTTCACCATCCCTTTCCTGTATCGCGATGTCGATCACTGGCAGAAGGTGCTGGATGGTGAGGTGGGAGCAGAGATCGCTCAGAAGATCAGTGATGAAACCGACGTGAAAGTGTTGGCCTACTTTGGCGGCGGCAAGCGTCACATCGTCAGCTCTCGTGAGGTCAAGACACTGGATGACTTGCAGGGGCTCAAGCTGCGCACCAATCCGACCAAACCGCTGATCGTCGCCTGGCAGGCGCTGGGTGTCGAACCGAGCGTGGTGGCCTGGAAGGAAATCTATACCGCCATCCAGCTAGGCGCGATTGATGGCCTGCTCAACGAGCCGGAATGGACGCTGCGCATGCGTTTCCATGAAGTCGCACCCAATATCGCACTGTCAGAGCACGATATCACCGTGCGCCTGCTCACCATGTCCAAGATGTCCTGGGACAATCTGGATGAAGAGCAGCAGAAAATCCTGATGGAATCTGCCAAAGAGGCCGCCGGCTATGCACGCAAGGTGCAGCTGGAGCAGGACGCCGCAGCACTGGCCGAGCTTGAGAAGCAAGGCGCCAAGCTGCACAAGATTGATCGTGTCCGCATGCAAGAAATCGTGGCCGAGCCACTCAAGGAAGTGATTGCCGAGATGGGCCTGCAAGACATCTACGACAAGGTGCGTGCCGTCAAGTAACGCTGCTGGACAGGAGGCAATCACTGCGGGTGATTGCCTCTTTTGCCTGCGCATTGCTGATGCATTGCCCCGTCGAGTCTGTTGCGCTTCATCTCTCACAATTGGCGTGCCTTTTCATCGTCACGCCTTTTCTCTTCCCGAGGACAGTGCCATGACACGTGTGCTCTCAGGGCTTGACAGCCTGAACCGGACACTCGAACGTTTGCTTTATCTGGTGTTGCTGGCGCTGCTGGCAAGCTTCATTACCTTCATCATCTACCAGATTGCCAGTCGCAATCTGGCGTTTCTGCCGCGTCTGTTTTGGACCGAGGAATTCAGTCGCTTCGCCTTTCAGTGGATGGTGATGCTGGGGACCGCCGTTGGCGTCCTGCATGCCGACCACTTTGTACTGGAAGCCTTCCCCCGCGGCAGTCGCGCCGATCTCGTGACACGCTGGATTCGTGACCTGGCCTGCCTGCTGCTGGGCGTATTGTTCATCGTGCACGGCAAGGACTTCGCGCTCTCGGGGCTCAGGCGCAACGCCATGGCCTCGGGCCTGTCGATGATCTACGTCTACTCGGTCTTTGCCGTCAGCGGCATCTTCATCGTGTTATTCAGCGTGCAGCGTCTACTTCATGCCTGCCTTTACGGCATGAATGCCATGGAAGCATCACTCAACACGCCCAATGAGGCGGAAGTGATACCGGCCATCGATGACACTGATCTGCTGCCTGATGCACTGGCCACGCCTGTCGTTGGTGATGCACCTTCCTCTGCTGCCAGGAGACCTCTGTCATGATGCCCATGGACTGGCTATTCCTGATGCCCTGGCTGCTGTTTGGCGTACTGGGGATACTGATCGTGATCGGCATTCCAATTGCCATGGCATTGGTACTGACCGCGACAACCTTGATCTTTCTCGACCCACGCCTGACGTACTGGATCATGTTCCAGCGCATGTATAACGGCATGGACTCCTTTGTACTGCTGGCCGTGCCGTTGTTCCTGCTCGCGGGCAACTTGATGAATGCCGCGCGCATCACTGAACGGCTGATCACGCTATGCATGCGCTTGGTCGGTCATTTCCGCGGCGCACTGGCACATGTCAACGTACTGGTCAGCATGCTGTTTGCCGGTGTTTCAGGCTCCTCCACTGCCGATAGCGCAGGCGTGGGTACCGTACTGATTCCCGCCATGAAGCGTGAGGGATATCCCGTCAGCTTTGCCGTGGCGGTCACTGCTGCCTCCTCGGTGATGGGCACGATCATTCCGCCCTCGATCAACATGATCGTATGGGGCGCACTGACCAACACCTCAATTGCCGGCCTGTTTCTCGGCGGTATCTTGCCCGGCATCATGATTGGTGTCGCTCAGCTGATGCTCAACATGCGCTATGTCCGCCGCTATAACGTGCCGGTACGCAAGCGTGCATCACTCAGTGAACTGATGAGTTCAGGCAAGGATGGACTCCTGGCATCCGGGATTCCGATCGTGATCATCGGCGGTATTACGCTGGGAATCGTGACGCCAACGGAAGCTGCCGTCATCGCGGTCGTCTATGCGTTGGTGCTCGGCTTCGTCATCTATCGCGAACTCGACATGGCCAAGTTGCTGACCGCCTCGACCGATACGGTAAGGTTGTGCTCGCTATCACTGTTTAGCCTGGTGGGTGCGGCAATCTTCGGCTATCTGATCAGTTTCTATCAGATTCCGCCCAAGCTGATGGCAGGTGTCAGCATCACTGACCCGACGGTGCTGCTGGTCGTGATGACCGTCGTGCTGTTGGTGATCGGCACCTTCATGGATGCTCTGCCGGCCATGGCGATCATGGCGCCTATCTTCTATCCATTGGCGATGGCGGCAGGTGTGCATCCGGTGCAGTTCGGGGTCATCGGGGTCATGGCGCTGGGTCTGGGTTTGATCACGCCCCCCTATGGACTGTGCCTGATGATTTCCGCCAAGATCGGCGGCATCCCACTCCTCAAGGCGATGGCAACCACCATGCTGTACCTGGGCGTGATGCTAGCCGTGATCGTGCTGCTGATCTTCTTCCCGGATCTGATCCTGGCCATTCCGCGCCTGATTGCACCGGATTTCGTGTAGAGCTGCACGCGAATCAATCAAGGTCTGACCAGATGCTGAACAAATACTCTGGTGATCAGACATCGCGCTTGTCATCACTCAATACCGACGTGCCCTGCACGTCGGTGTTTGACTATCGGAGCCCTGTCCATGCCGCCACTATGTCTTCTGTTCGATTCTGATGGCACCTTGGTCGACAGTGAAATTCTGCTCGCCGAGGTGATGGCTGAAGTGCTGTCGAATTACGACCTGCCTTTCACGGCATTGCGCTATATGCGGGAGTTTCGTGGCGTGCGCTTCCTGACCATCGTCAACACGCTAGAGCAAACGTATGGTGCGCTGGCGCCCGATGCGCTGGAGGAGATGGAGAATACGTTGCGGGCGAAGATGGAGGACCGCATGCGTGAGCAATTGCTGCCGATGCCAGGCATGCGTGACGCCCTGGCCGCTCTCAGAGGCCATGACTGCGCCGTCGTTTCCAACGGCCCGGAACGCAAGGTGCGCTGTGCCATGCAGAGCAGTGGACTGGCGGAATTCTTCGGCGACAACCTGTTCAGCGCCTACACCCTCAAGCTTTGGAAGCCTGATCCGCGCCTCTATCAGGCAGCCGCGCGCTTGATGGGCTATCCGCTGGAGCAATGCGTGGTGATTGATGATGCTGCCGTGGGCGTACAAGCCGGACTTCTCGCTGGAATGCACGTCATCCATTTCAATCATTTCCCCGAGCACGAACAGACGCCCTCCGGCGCCATCGCCATGCATCACGCCAGTGAGCTGCCTGCGCTCATCGCGCAACTGTCACGCTCACTCGACATGCCAATGCCCCATCATCGAGACGATGACGAGGCCTTTTCTTGACACACCGTTACTGGTATCAGCTCAGCTGACGTACGGCCATCTCAAGCCCTCGCAACTCAGCCAGGCCCTTCATGCGCCCATAGAGCGGATAGCCCGGGCGTGTCTCACGGTGAGCGTCATCGAGGATATGGTGGCCGTGATCCGGTCGCATCGGCAGCAGGGCACCACCGGCGGAAGTCCGTCGACGCTCTTCCGCGACCAGCACACTGATGATGCCGACCATGTCCAGGTCACCTTCCAGGTGCTCTGCTTCATGGAAGGAGCGCTTGTCTTCACTGTCTCGGCCTGTGGCGCGCAGATGTGCGAAGTGGATATAGGGCGCAAAGCGACGCGCCATCACACAGAGATCTATATCGGGATTGGCACCGTAGGAGCCCGTACAGAACGTCAGACCATTGGCAGGGCTTGGCACCACACCCAGCAGCCAATCCGCATCGACCATGCTCGAGACAACGCGTGGCAGACCGAACATCGGCCGCGGCGGATCATCCGGATGGATGGCGAGGCGAATCCCGACCTCTTCCGCTACCGGTACGATGGCCTTGAGGAAGGTCGCCAGATGCTGACGAAGGCGGGCGGCATCGATACCGTCGTAAGCCGCCAGGGCAGCACGAAATTCCGCCAGGCTATAACCCTCTTCAGCCCCGGGTAGACCCGCGATGATGGTGCGAACCAGCGTCTCACGCCCCGCTTCATCCAATGCCTCAAGATGCGCTTGCGCGGCGCGCTGTTCCTCGTCGCTGTAATCCTGCTCAGCATTGGGGCGCTCAAGCAGATAGAGATCAAACGCGGCAAACGCCTCCTGATCAAAGCGTAATGCGGTCCCCCCCTCAGGCAACGGCCAGGCAAGGTCAGTGCGCGTCCAATCCAGTACCGGCATGAAGTTGTAGCACACCGTCTCGATACCGCACTGGGCAAGATGCCGCAGCGACTGCTGGTAGTGCTCGATGTGGCGTTCATGTCCCGGCGCTGCCTGCTTGATACTTTCATGTACCGGAATGCTTTCGACCACCGACCAGCGCAACCCCGCCGCTTCGATCAGCGCCTTGCGCTCACGAATCGCGTCAAGCGGCCATACCTCGCCATTGGGAATCTCGTGCAATGCGGTGACGATACCGGTCGCACCGGTCTGACGAATCTCTTCAAGACTGATGGGGTCTTCTGGACCAAACCAGCGCCATGTCGCTTCCATGTCATCTCCTGCAGCCGAATAAAAGACCTGGGTAGTTCGTGAGGACGCATTTGCGGCATAGACACTTTCCATTGCGTCACAACAAAATATGACAACTTATTGCAGCTCTTGCCATGCGACCTATGTCGTTGACATGTCTTGGCCGTTCTAATGTTGTGTTTT is part of the Cobetia sp. L2A1 genome and harbors:
- a CDS encoding aldehyde dehydrogenase (NADP(+)), which gives rise to MSLSDQSPLHGHQLIGQRSLLATGKPLHAINPANGETLEPGYPSGGAEEVELACKLAHDAFDSFRETDPESRATFLETIAEEIEAIGEQITERALQETGLPRARLEGERGRTCGQLRLFAGVVRAGEWLDVRIDPALPERSPMPRADLRQRRIALGPVAVFGASNFPLAFSVAGGDTASALAAGCPVIVKAHSAHPGTSELVGGAIQRAVKRCNLPEGVFSLLYGSGRILGQALITDPRIQAVGFTGSRSGGTALLKTAQNRPQPIPVYAEMSSINPVLLMPSIMEARAEALGQAFIASLNMGAGQFCTNPGLVLALEGPALERFIKTAADNVAASACQTMLTPGIHDAYRKGVEQLSALSQVEEVARGMLDSDNASPCQTALFRTKGSDFLSEAALQEEVFGASSLIIACKDIAEMRAVCEHLEGQLTATVHMDDADHDAVRQLLPVLERRAGRILANGWPTGVEVCQAMVHGGPWPATSDSRTTSVGSAAIERFLRPVCYQDLPEELLSPTLRDANPEALPRLMDGKR
- a CDS encoding sugar kinase, which translates into the protein MMSDHPSASSTHASSHSSSQSSQATSSRPLEILAFGEAMALLVAESEGDLAQVSHYERRIAGADTNVAIGLARLGFHVGWLSRVGHDSLGRYLRHTLEAEGLDCRHLSEDALAPTGLMFKARAKQGEDPHVEYFRQGSAASRMDASDASGVDFSALRHLHATGIPPAVSTTCRELSFALFDKARASGASISFDPNLRPTLWSSEHEMRETLNQLACQADWVFPGLSEGQLLTGKKTPEAVAGYYLERGAKAVIIKLGPEGSYYRGVIGGQEAAFSVPGQRVDKVIDTVGAGDAFAVGAVSALLDGLSPRDAMLRANLLGSRAVQVRGDMEGLPDRATLTAIERELAVSAT
- a CDS encoding 2-hydroxyacid dehydrogenase, which encodes MHAPTYSPQNVSHLESGSASLPARLKVVVLKPLAEDQMAALRKHHEVVVLSSYTSAEALDAALRDALHDAHGLISSGLTITPSLLDAAPQLRVICSVSVGYDNYPLEAMNARGILLCNTPDVLTETTADTGFLLIMATARRAVELANLVREGHWKHNIGEAHFGSDVHGKTLGMVGMGRIGAAIARRGALGFGMRVQYSNASPKPELEAELGAHRVELDTLLESSDFVCVTVPLSPETERLIGQRELEKMSSHAILINIARGRVVDEAALIACLESGGIRGAGLDVFEQEPLPAESPLTRLPQVVALPHIGSATHETRHAMAQRALDNLLLALKGQSPLSAVNVSHWTRKG
- a CDS encoding LacI family DNA-binding transcriptional regulator codes for the protein MTELVTPTPVDDGDGDSHSDTGPSDADHSASSTKVSGSITLQDIAAHANVSRSTVSLVLRASPLVAERTRAKVQASIKTLGYVYNRGAAAMRGALTSTLGVVVYDIANPFFGSMVAGIDAALNQEGYVSFLANSEDSPERQQRFIERMREHRVDGLLLCPAEHTDPALIHRLADWGMPCIQVMRYLDAPPNDYDYAGTDFRRVAELAVNHLASLGHQRIAFIGGADHSVSHDRWLGYQAALDAHGLSYRRLVRGHGVTRRVGYELIQELMQETPRPTAVVCHNDLVAFGAMLGLRHMGLEPGKDCAVIGTDDVEEAELGDPPLTSIATHPYAIGEQAARLALRRIANPHGKRENVIMPPELRIRQSCGSQAAIR
- a CDS encoding TRAP transporter substrate-binding protein — protein: MTHNWINPNAMQHPLSTRLSHRLVHRIGRGIALGATVGTLLTATLGFSASAQATELRFGHAGTEDTAYQLGAERLRDLLSERTDGDITMTIMGNSVLGHETEMFEQQMAGALDMSIVSPGLITDFSPTANVFTIPFLYRDVDHWQKVLDGEVGAEIAQKISDETDVKVLAYFGGGKRHIVSSREVKTLDDLQGLKLRTNPTKPLIVAWQALGVEPSVVAWKEIYTAIQLGAIDGLLNEPEWTLRMRFHEVAPNIALSEHDITVRLLTMSKMSWDNLDEEQQKILMESAKEAAGYARKVQLEQDAAALAELEKQGAKLHKIDRVRMQEIVAEPLKEVIAEMGLQDIYDKVRAVK
- a CDS encoding TRAP transporter small permease, whose translation is MTRVLSGLDSLNRTLERLLYLVLLALLASFITFIIYQIASRNLAFLPRLFWTEEFSRFAFQWMVMLGTAVGVLHADHFVLEAFPRGSRADLVTRWIRDLACLLLGVLFIVHGKDFALSGLRRNAMASGLSMIYVYSVFAVSGIFIVLFSVQRLLHACLYGMNAMEASLNTPNEAEVIPAIDDTDLLPDALATPVVGDAPSSAARRPLS
- a CDS encoding TRAP transporter large permease, which codes for MMPMDWLFLMPWLLFGVLGILIVIGIPIAMALVLTATTLIFLDPRLTYWIMFQRMYNGMDSFVLLAVPLFLLAGNLMNAARITERLITLCMRLVGHFRGALAHVNVLVSMLFAGVSGSSTADSAGVGTVLIPAMKREGYPVSFAVAVTAASSVMGTIIPPSINMIVWGALTNTSIAGLFLGGILPGIMIGVAQLMLNMRYVRRYNVPVRKRASLSELMSSGKDGLLASGIPIVIIGGITLGIVTPTEAAVIAVVYALVLGFVIYRELDMAKLLTASTDTVRLCSLSLFSLVGAAIFGYLISFYQIPPKLMAGVSITDPTVLLVVMTVVLLVIGTFMDALPAMAIMAPIFYPLAMAAGVHPVQFGVIGVMALGLGLITPPYGLCLMISAKIGGIPLLKAMATTMLYLGVMLAVIVLLIFFPDLILAIPRLIAPDFV
- a CDS encoding HAD family hydrolase is translated as MPPLCLLFDSDGTLVDSEILLAEVMAEVLSNYDLPFTALRYMREFRGVRFLTIVNTLEQTYGALAPDALEEMENTLRAKMEDRMREQLLPMPGMRDALAALRGHDCAVVSNGPERKVRCAMQSSGLAEFFGDNLFSAYTLKLWKPDPRLYQAAARLMGYPLEQCVVIDDAAVGVQAGLLAGMHVIHFNHFPEHEQTPSGAIAMHHASELPALIAQLSRSLDMPMPHHRDDDEAFS
- the uxuA gene encoding mannonate dehydratase, which produces MEATWRWFGPEDPISLEEIRQTGATGIVTALHEIPNGEVWPLDAIRERKALIEAAGLRWSVVESIPVHESIKQAAPGHERHIEHYQQSLRHLAQCGIETVCYNFMPVLDWTRTDLAWPLPEGGTALRFDQEAFAAFDLYLLERPNAEQDYSDEEQRAAQAHLEALDEAGRETLVRTIIAGLPGAEEGYSLAEFRAALAAYDGIDAARLRQHLATFLKAIVPVAEEVGIRLAIHPDDPPRPMFGLPRVVSSMVDADWLLGVVPSPANGLTFCTGSYGANPDIDLCVMARRFAPYIHFAHLRATGRDSEDKRSFHEAEHLEGDLDMVGIISVLVAEERRRTSAGGALLPMRPDHGHHILDDAHRETRPGYPLYGRMKGLAELRGLEMAVRQLS